The DNA region tcttagactgaattgtccctttgaTGAGCTGGCATTGGATCGTTTTACACTAATTTACAAAATAGCGATGATAACATTGGCTATTATCATGTTCATAATGGCGCTATTAAAGGCCGTCACTCCTGAAATAATTACCGCTCAAATTTGATACTTAATGACAATAATTCAGCTTCATACAGAAAAGGCTATAATGATAGCAATGCTTCATACAAGAGAACTAAATTACGAAACCGATAATGTTTTCTATTATCATCACTAGCACGATAATTTGAGAGGTGCAAGGTGTGAAAATTATAAAGTACCTGAACAGCGCTTTAATTGTGTTAATGACTTCatttaaaaatggaaacatgCCCTTTTCACATCGATAAATGATGTCACGGTttcacaacaacaacaacaccttATGGTATCAACACTACGTTAGCACCAATGTTGCACGATTTAGCATACACGTATGATTCATCGATGCTCACTTCATTAGGTTTCTTGTACAATGTTTGGAAAACAATTCTAATTCTATcttattaagatattttaccGAGGGACATTATTTCACTCTTTAATTTAGGGAACGAAGGACTTTGACGAAGTTTTAGTACGGCACCAAAACCTGTCAATATCAGGATGTGCATTGTTGTACTGTTACACATGCTTACATCAATTAAgaagaaaaatgtcattttctaaGCTATTCTATGGACGAAATTCTTTCTCGTCAGAAGCTGTGATAagttaaagccacactatacgtaactatcaacaaaagtcaagttagatttCACCCCAATATTGTTAGTACCtttagatgtagttgaaatcaaagaatattaatattgatttttttagtaaatttgcTGACCTACTTAAGTATTATATTACTTAACCACTATCGACATTTCAAGACAGAAAATCTTTAATGTGGGATTATCGATGACCATCTATCTTGGGATATACAAGTGCAAGATGtcttggaatttttttttttaaactttatcaACTGTGCAGAATTAAAAAATCCTTCCAATGTCGGCTAGAATTACTTaccataattgttttattttaccatATATTGATTATTGTTCCAACATTTGGGGACACTGTTCAcagaaatttgttaaaaaactTGAGCGAATCCAAAAAGGTAACTACGAATTATTCTAGATGTCGATTTTAGTGTTCCAGGTGAACAACTGTTTGTCAAATTGAAATGGCTGCCTTTCACCCACAGGGTTGAATATAACGAATGTGTCTTGatgtacaaaattataaataatttatgtcCTGCCTACCTAAATTGTAACATCCTAGTCAGTATTGTACATCCCATTCAAACTAGATCTTGCACAATgggaaaatttgttttaccacgGCATAAAACAGCCAAGTTCAGATATTCTTCTAAATATAATGGTCCAGCACATTGGAATAACCTTCCTGCAAGAGTTATGGAAAAACAATCTCTTAACACCTTCAAAGTTGAATGCAGAAGGCATTTCTTTGaactttataataataaaaatcattgattttatGTATGAACTACAACTGAAATTTCTTTATCCGTATCTTATTATGTGTTAATTTTTAAATCCTTCTTTTAGTATTTCATGTTATCATATAACATTTACTTCTTGTTTTAATGTATGCTATATTAGTGTATAATctgtcaaattttattttttgccatattggcatatatgtatacaagacacatatttgtgtttattatttcattatatatataattgcagCATGAGATTTTTGTTTGCATGAATTTTATGTGTCAATTATGGcaattttctgtatttttctagactgtgatattatgattttgtttttgtgatatgataatttaatcTGGGATATGATTTACTTATTCTGTGATatctttgatttcattttatataaatactgtatgtTTATTAACTAtgctgtaaatactgtacattttatatgttcGACCATATGTGAGAAGAGTCTTTGACTCAATGTGCAATCGAATGAAAATAAagtcaattattattattattatttcaataaagcACAATCGCCATGCTTACTGCTAAAAATGTTACCTCAAATAGGCTTCTTTGTCAAATGCTAATATGCATCACATCTTAACATCATAGGACACATTACCGAAGTATCATTATCTTAATGTCTCTGAACAAATTCCTCAAGCATATTTATCATCGAAACAATCAAAAGATCACATCAAAATCATATCAGATTTCTACAGTGATTTTTGAAGTAGGTTGAAAATGCTGCTGGGACGTTGAACGCGTTGTTTTTCGTTTTTTCCTTGTATTTCAATCACACTACATGACCGATTACCTAAACACCGAGAGACTAAATGCTTATCATTTAAACTGATTAGACCAATCAACGATCACCGAACAACACGCAAAGTTTACACGCAATTAAAATAAGTAACAATTATGCTTAATGTGTGCTTTAAAAAATTCTAGCATGATATGAATtgacaatgataaaatgattgaaatattGATTCATGCCGATATCAAATTTAATGCAGGTTGGTGGGAACAACAGCATGATCAATGAGACGAATTCTTCGGACCCACATTCAAGTCTTGAAAATGTTTGTAACAGAACAGAACTGAGGCCTGTTGCGATTTACCTCCCACCTCTATTGGAAACCAACCTCTCCCTGGCGCTTCTATACATCGTCCTCATGTCGATATTGATGGTATTGGGCACATTTGGCAACTTTCTGATTATCCTGATTAGTACCATCAACAATACCTTTAACAAGGCCGGCAAAGCTTTCATGGTGAATTTAGCTATAGCGGACCTATGTGTAGCTGGGGTAGCTGATCCAATGTGTATTCTTGGTAAGTAGCATCTCTATGGCAACATATCATATCATACTGTAAACGCACTTATAAGGTTGCAATCAAATTTTAGTTCAAAAACTATCTTGGTTACTGCCAGTCTGCAAAACTCTACGTGGTCTGCATCGCTCACTACGCTGTCCTTCACGTGACTTTATTAGTGTcctttatgtttttgtttatacttAAATagctattgttttatttttcgtttAAAACGTGGATGACGATAACTTTATTTTCTTGTAGGAGTAGTAAAAGGGGCCACCTTCTTTGACGATAAGCTGGAGTTTTGCCACTTTATTGCCAGTATGTGCCTTACCGCATGTTTCTGTGCCTTTCTCAGCCTTACCATGTTGACCATCAACAGATGCTTCTACGTCTGTCACAACACATTTTATCAGAAATTCTACTCTCGCATCACCGTTGGTCTCTTGTGCATAACATGCTGGATTATCGCTTTTCTTTTTGAGTTTCCTAATTTCGTCGGCTGGGGAGACCACACCTTTGATAAGAAGAACCACCAGTGTATTTGGGACAGAACTGCATCTTTATCCTACTCCCTTTTTGTATCCGTCTGTCTGATTGGTGGACCATTGGTTGTCATGGCGATCTGCAACATCAGAATTGTTTTGGAGATATGGCAGAAGAAAAAGAGCATTTACGAGCTGGACAGCGACGGTCACTATTCATCATTGAAGGTCTGGAACGAGACAGTACGCACATCTAAAACTCTCTTCGTCATCTTCACGTTGTTTATGATGTGCTGGACACCGTACGCCGTTGTCATTGCCATTGATATCGGAGACAAACTTTCGATGGAGACTCATCTCTTTGTCACAATGGTTGCACACACGCATTCCAGTCTGAACTTCACCATCTATTTCATCAGCAATCCAAGGTTCCGGCGGTCTGTGTTGGGACTTCTGCGCTGTAGATGTATCCGGGTAGTAAAAGGTCCAGTGTCCCAATCCTCTGAATCCGCGGAAAGAAAAACCCTTGGTATGGTTGTTAACTCCATTTCCCTGTAGGACACGCCAGAAACTGACAACACGAAATATGCCACAAGCATttcctgtatatataatgtgtaagCGCAACGTTGTAATTTAAAACTTGATTTCACCGGTTTTACCAATTATTGCCCCTTAGAGAAGTACTTGTCCAAAATGAACTTATACAAAGTTTAACTAGATAATCCTGTCGAATGTTGACATCGAAAACATGCCATTTAACAGAACCAAAATTGTACAGGGTATATCTCCTGTTTGTTTTacttcctattaacatccaTGGTCATTCAGGGTATACCAGGTCTTCGAGGCGAGTGAAAGCCAGAGTATCAACGGAAAAACCCATCGACCAACGCACAGTATTTGACAACTGTCCAATAATGGATTCGAACATACGCACAGatttgattatgtatatatacaacagATAGAAAGTCTGGAAAATCATAAATAGAGATGTCTTTAGAAAGCAATAGCTACATGTTATGCCGATATTTGTCATGTGAGTTTGAAATGAGAATGAAGAGCGACAGCAGAAACAAAAAGAATatccaaatgatatttttaaagtttgactTCATATTGtaaagaaagaagaaaattcTCTTTCACCAAGGTGAAGACAATAACTCCGTTATCTGTTGATATCATTCATTAAGGTTTATGAATGACCCATGACATGTAAAAACCATCGATTGGAGATTCGGGAACGTTATAATGCagaaatagaaatgaaatttagGTACGTTGAAGTCGTCAGGTAACCATCCGGCTTCCTTTAAAGATATCCCCATTGGCGGATCACATCAAGCGGCAGATACTGAGGAGATTGCCATGTAATACGGGAGTTTCGAGACCCCAAATCAatgataaagtacaatttaccgtcgattagtctcactttccggtgattatgacgtcacgaaacaCACGCCAATTGATTACGTCATAATCACCTGATGGTgagactaatcgacggtaaattatTCTTTAtacacgtcgttttgggatcttgaaacccccgtattggtacatcttcataaaatatgaatattcaCGCTTGTTATCACCTTTtacgaaatattttgaaaacttaagataatgacataaatcattcaAACACACCGAAGGAAATTTTAAAGTAGacgaaaatattttattatttttgacgtggATCGATATTGTAGCGATGTGTATATGGCAATAAACAGTTAACGTTGTCTCGGAATAGAGAGAGAAAATGCGTGTCTTACACCAATTTTAGAGAAGTGTTCGTGATACGAAATATATATGGTTGCATGACAATTACGGTATATTGCATCATGATATTATGAGTAACACTTACTTTAGCGTGAATGTTTGAGGGTGGATATTTTCTCATTCGTCTATCCTTAAAGTTACAAGGAAGTTAATgtgtaatattttgaatattataatAGCTGTGTTATAGTCTGTAATTGCTGATCATATAACGGCCATATAacgataatatttttttttttcatttcgctaacttataaatcatttttacgACTGTAAATACAAAATAGGATGTtaacagtactttgattaaaaCAGTAATTTCGAATTAGGATTATTACAATTTATGTGTAAGATTATCTAAAACATACGTATTTAGAGAAAATCCGGAGTACCCGAGTGATAGGGTGATCCTATGCTGGTGGAAAGCGAATCACACGTAAATACAAATGTCACCGTGTCACTGAACAAAAAGCAACCCTCACATTGAGGACtcaatgtaaaataaagcaAATATAATTACCTGGCAACTTTTCAATTTCGTGCTAGTGTACTGACATCGCAATTTTACATGCATGCCAACTAAAGTATCCTTGTTTCGTACTAGATGTTATCTAATAGTGTCTATCTGGATTCTAGTTCCAGGGAAATCGAGTTACTGGTGAATGGCCTTTTAACAAAGACACGACTGTAGACCTGATAGAACTATTAGGGAAACATTATTGGACCTTTATAAAGGTGTTTCGATATCCGGATATAAATCTACGTCAGCGTCGCCAAGTAAAATTCAAGATATTTTAGACTTCCTAGCGACACCGTAATGAAATATGCTACATTTAACTCTGTGTTATTATATCTTTAATTGTGATTGATTATACGTTTATAGAACAGTGTAGTATCTATATCGGGAATGTCATGTAGTTTGATTCACTGTATTTAGAAATAGTCTTTGTTACCAAggataaatgtaaataaatcaaCTTCAATGTATCATTTCATAATTTGTGAACTCGTCAATAATGAGTAATAAAACTTAATGAAGTTATTGCCTGAAGTTACACGGAATACATAAAAAGCAATATTAGCTGTACAGTTGCGCTACGCTCAAGTTTAGTTTATATAGACATAAATATTGGTATTGTAATCTTTATTGTGGTCTTCAATGATACCGTtaccattttatttcatttatgcACATATGAATTTTATGTACTAGAAAAGCATAACTAAGTGGATTGATTGCTTTATTTCTGAATTCTAGCTTTTGTGACATTATAGTTTAATAGATAAATGTCTTTTTTGATTGTGAAATGAGAGATTCAGAATCTCATATCAAACGTAAGCGAGTTTGATGGTGGCATGATCATACCCAATTGACCATTGATTGTACATACCATTATGGCTATATCATACTCATCTTTCGCACAATCGGCGTTTAAagtatttcatattgatatattaaaataatgcaTTATGACAACGATATAAGTAAGTCAAGGTCAATTATGCTTAGATATGGGGATTGAATGAATGCAACCCAAAATTCGTCCgttataacatattttataaaaaataaaataattcgaTTATTCTACTTGTTATTcgtatttttgcatattacatagttttCTCCCGTGCGGGTAAGTATCGACTGTGATGAAATTACTTTGTGAACAAAGTTTTCTCTTAATATATTTATCGATATTTATATGACATTACACTCGTAAAACATGATCCCTcctgcaaggacagataattctgtaatacgCAAAGACGGAACACTACCCGTGTTGAGTGTGTGGGTATCTGTGATCACCTTTATCTTATTTAAATTCATGTTATTGAGACGTTTTGAGAAGTTATCGTTGATTGTTGAAATAAAGTGTTGTCAAATGTTTTTGGGTCTTGTTATAtcgttattttttcaaaaccaaTATAATTCACCAACTtcaaaagtgaaagtagaataATAAACTACAAGTATGTTTTAAGAAAAGCGAataacaaatgtaattttaaaagtatttctTGGTTGATTACATAATTGTAAGTATTCTCATACTTATTCTCTTA from Argopecten irradians isolate NY chromosome 5, Ai_NY, whole genome shotgun sequence includes:
- the LOC138323206 gene encoding melatonin receptor type 1B-B-like isoform X2 encodes the protein MPISNLMQVGGNNSMINETNSSDPHSSLENVCNRTELRPVAIYLPPLLETNLSLALLYIVLMSILMVLGTFGNFLIILISTINNTFNKAGKAFMVNLAIADLCVAGVADPMCILGVVKGATFFDDKLEFCHFIASMCLTACFCAFLSLTMLTINRCFYVCHNTFYQKFYSRITVGLLCITCWIIAFLFEFPNFVGWGDHTFDKKNHQCIWDRTASLSYSLFVSVCLIGGPLVVMAICNIRIVLEIWQKKKSIYELDSDGHYSSLKVWNETVRTSKTLFVIFTLFMMCWTPYAVVIAIDIGDKLSMETHLFVTMVAHTHSSLNFTIYFISNPRFRRSVLGLLRCRCIRVVKGPVSQSSESAERKTLGMVVNSISL
- the LOC138323206 gene encoding melatonin receptor type 1B-B-like isoform X1 — protein: MDPQCRFNVGGNNSMINETNSSDPHSSLENVCNRTELRPVAIYLPPLLETNLSLALLYIVLMSILMVLGTFGNFLIILISTINNTFNKAGKAFMVNLAIADLCVAGVADPMCILGVVKGATFFDDKLEFCHFIASMCLTACFCAFLSLTMLTINRCFYVCHNTFYQKFYSRITVGLLCITCWIIAFLFEFPNFVGWGDHTFDKKNHQCIWDRTASLSYSLFVSVCLIGGPLVVMAICNIRIVLEIWQKKKSIYELDSDGHYSSLKVWNETVRTSKTLFVIFTLFMMCWTPYAVVIAIDIGDKLSMETHLFVTMVAHTHSSLNFTIYFISNPRFRRSVLGLLRCRCIRVVKGPVSQSSESAERKTLGMVVNSISL